Proteins encoded by one window of Chryseobacterium foetidum:
- a CDS encoding Crp/Fnr family transcriptional regulator codes for MADTLPVAKTLSCMKIDEELLLSFGGEIKSYEQNEFVFKEDEKPAYYFQIISGSIKENNYNELGNEFIQNILGSDQSFGDSFLFLHKNYNINAVALTDCQILKLKKDDFFRLITQHPDISVDTNKCLSQRLYFKTAMIQNLASPLPEKRILGLLDYLKSFHKDDDKFSFLVKLTRQQIADLIGLRVETVIRTAKKLERENFLKIDSRKIYY; via the coding sequence ATGGCTGATACACTTCCCGTAGCTAAAACACTGAGCTGCATGAAAATAGATGAAGAACTTCTTCTATCTTTTGGTGGTGAAATAAAATCTTATGAGCAAAACGAGTTTGTCTTTAAAGAAGACGAAAAACCTGCTTATTACTTTCAGATTATTAGCGGAAGCATAAAGGAGAACAATTATAATGAGCTTGGTAATGAATTTATCCAGAATATTTTAGGTTCAGACCAAAGCTTTGGAGACTCGTTTCTTTTTCTTCATAAAAATTATAACATCAACGCTGTAGCTCTGACCGACTGTCAGATTTTAAAACTTAAGAAAGATGATTTTTTTAGATTAATTACGCAGCATCCCGATATTTCTGTAGATACCAATAAATGTCTTTCCCAAAGGCTGTATTTCAAAACAGCAATGATTCAGAATCTGGCCTCGCCACTTCCCGAAAAAAGAATTTTAGGACTATTGGATTATCTGAAAAGTTTTCATAAAGATGATGATAAGTTTTCTTTTCTGGTAAAACTTACCCGTCAGCAGATAGCAGATTTAATAGGCCTTCGTGTAGAAACAGTAATCCGCACTGCCAAGAAACTGGAACGCGAAAACTTCCTGAAAATCGATTCAAGAAAAATTTATTACTGA
- a CDS encoding Crp/Fnr family transcriptional regulator — protein sequence MISEDLLLSFGAEYKSYDNDDKIFSENEVANYFYHITEGKVKLNNYTENGKEFIHGIVAENNSIGTSYLFTEKKYSINSIAINDVTVLKLPKLSFHEMLKANQNIYPYLISHLSEYMHYQFVMMQTIAVQSPEKKIKAFLDYLKNNEKDQSDFSLQIQLTRQQLASITGLSVETVIRAIKSMEKNGILKIQNRKIFY from the coding sequence ATGATTTCTGAAGACCTCCTGCTTTCATTCGGAGCCGAATACAAGTCTTACGACAATGACGACAAAATTTTCTCGGAAAATGAAGTTGCCAATTATTTTTATCACATCACAGAAGGAAAGGTAAAACTCAATAATTACACAGAAAACGGAAAAGAATTTATACACGGTATCGTTGCTGAAAACAACAGTATCGGTACATCTTATTTATTTACTGAAAAAAAATACAGCATCAACAGCATCGCAATCAATGATGTTACTGTATTGAAGCTTCCCAAACTGTCTTTTCACGAAATGCTGAAGGCTAATCAAAATATTTATCCTTATTTGATAAGTCATTTATCCGAGTACATGCATTATCAGTTTGTGATGATGCAGACGATTGCAGTACAGAGTCCTGAGAAAAAAATTAAAGCTTTCCTCGACTATCTGAAAAACAATGAAAAAGACCAATCTGATTTTTCCCTTCAGATACAGCTTACAAGGCAGCAACTCGCTTCAATTACAGGACTCAGCGTGGAAACTGTTATCAGAGCAATAAAAAGTATGGAAAAAAATGGAATTTTAAAAATTCAGAACCGTAAGATTTTCTATTAA
- a CDS encoding helix-turn-helix transcriptional regulator gives MNNKNLNISKSKKNIFTENQEIVDLAKDNSPRLLNTCRSVFPSFFENLKQINPDLKKSELIFCVYLKLDFSTKEIAIYTFVTPKAIQNRKNRIRKKLNIASDVDIYKWFDEL, from the coding sequence ATGAACAACAAAAATTTAAATATTTCTAAAAGTAAAAAAAATATTTTTACGGAAAATCAGGAAATCGTTGACCTTGCCAAAGATAATTCTCCAAGACTTTTGAATACCTGCAGATCTGTATTTCCATCGTTTTTTGAAAACCTTAAGCAGATTAATCCGGATCTGAAAAAATCTGAATTGATTTTCTGTGTTTATCTGAAACTTGATTTCAGCACCAAAGAAATTGCGATCTACACTTTTGTAACTCCAAAGGCTATTCAGAACAGGAAAAACAGGATCAGAAAGAAATTAAATATCGCTTCTGATGTAGATATTTACAAATGGTTTGATGAGTTGTAA
- the pdeM gene encoding ligase-associated DNA damage response endonuclease PdeM: MKVSTKAIKIKNQNFVLTNQRALFWEDQKALVLSDLHIGKTAHFRKNGIALANQVFESDLQRLSVLIEYFQPEKFLVVGDLLHAGDNAEVAEFCSWKEQFPDLKFYLIEGNHDRISKALDKKLCLDFKAEKYESEDFIFIHDFDRKEKKFQISGHIHPGFVIHSPVKRIKLPCFVVTENRLLLPAFSEFTGLDTKNLPKNGRFYVFTDAEIYEI, encoded by the coding sequence ATGAAAGTTTCCACAAAAGCAATTAAGATAAAAAATCAGAATTTTGTACTTACCAATCAGCGCGCTCTGTTTTGGGAAGATCAAAAAGCTCTGGTTCTCTCCGACCTTCACATCGGTAAAACTGCCCATTTCAGAAAAAACGGAATCGCCCTTGCCAATCAGGTTTTCGAAAGTGATTTGCAGCGTTTATCAGTATTAATTGAATATTTTCAGCCGGAAAAATTTTTGGTTGTAGGCGATCTGCTTCACGCCGGCGACAATGCCGAAGTTGCGGAATTCTGCAGCTGGAAAGAACAGTTTCCTGATCTGAAATTTTATCTGATTGAAGGAAATCATGACCGGATTTCGAAAGCTTTGGATAAAAAATTGTGTCTTGATTTTAAAGCTGAAAAATATGAATCTGAAGATTTTATTTTCATTCATGACTTTGACAGGAAAGAGAAAAAATTTCAAATCTCAGGGCATATCCATCCTGGTTTTGTGATTCATTCTCCGGTAAAAAGAATTAAGCTTCCGTGTTTTGTTGTTACAGAAAACCGGTTGTTGCTTCCTGCCTTTAGTGAGTTTACAGGTCTGGACACAAAAAATCTCCCAAAAAATGGAAGATTCTATGTCTTTACAGATGCAGAAATTTATGAAATTTAA